From Acidobacteriota bacterium, one genomic window encodes:
- the recA gene encoding recombinase RecA: protein MADDRNKAIETALSQLEKQFGKGSIMRLGAKEAIVPISVISTGSISFDAALGVGGVPRGRVVEIFGPESSGKTTITLQIIAEAQKAGGLAAFVDAEHALDPAYAKKLGVDVDNLLVSQPDYGEQALEIVDALVKSGAIDVLVVDSVAALVPKAEIDGEMGDSHMGLQARLMSQALRKLTGTVAKSRTCLIFINQIRDKIGVMFGNPETTTGGRALKFYSSVRIDIRRIGAVKDGDVVVGSRTKTKIVKNKVAAPFRDAEFDILYGEGISREGDVLDLAVLHNIVEKSGAWYSYSGERIGQGRENVRNFLKENKDTFAKIDVELRKKLGIAAANAAAEVPAVPANGAAAATEAVKGRRS from the coding sequence GTGGCAGATGACCGGAACAAGGCTATAGAGACAGCGCTTTCACAGCTTGAGAAGCAGTTTGGCAAGGGCTCGATCATGAGGCTCGGAGCCAAGGAGGCGATTGTCCCGATCTCGGTCATCTCGACGGGTTCGATCTCGTTCGACGCTGCGCTGGGTGTAGGTGGTGTGCCGCGCGGTCGTGTGGTGGAGATCTTTGGACCTGAGTCCTCGGGTAAGACAACGATTACCCTGCAAATCATCGCCGAGGCGCAGAAGGCCGGCGGTCTGGCGGCGTTTGTGGACGCTGAACATGCGCTGGACCCTGCCTATGCGAAGAAGCTTGGCGTTGATGTCGATAACCTGCTGGTGAGCCAGCCGGACTATGGCGAGCAGGCGCTTGAGATCGTGGATGCGCTGGTGAAGTCGGGAGCGATCGACGTGCTGGTGGTGGACTCAGTGGCGGCGCTGGTTCCCAAGGCCGAGATCGACGGCGAGATGGGCGACTCGCACATGGGCTTGCAGGCTCGCTTGATGTCTCAGGCATTGCGCAAACTCACCGGCACGGTGGCCAAGTCGCGCACCTGCCTCATCTTCATCAACCAGATTCGCGACAAGATCGGCGTCATGTTCGGTAACCCGGAGACGACGACCGGCGGACGCGCGCTGAAGTTCTACTCCTCCGTTCGCATCGACATTCGCCGCATCGGCGCGGTCAAGGACGGCGACGTTGTAGTGGGTTCGCGCACCAAGACCAAGATCGTCAAGAACAAGGTTGCGGCGCCGTTCCGCGACGCCGAGTTCGACATCCTGTATGGCGAGGGCATCTCGCGCGAGGGCGATGTGCTCGACCTCGCGGTGCTGCACAACATCGTGGAGAAGAGCGGAGCATGGTACAGCTACTCCGGCGAGCGCATTGGGCAGGGACGCGAGAACGTCCGCAACTTCCTGAAGGAGAACAAGGACACCTTCGCGAAGATCGATGTCGAGCTGAGGAAGAAGCTGGGAATCGCGGCTGCCAACGCAGCCGCCGAGGTCCCCGCCGTTCCTGCGAACGGCGCGGCTGCGGCGACCGAAGCCGTCAAGGGACGGCGCTCGTAA
- a CDS encoding dienelactone hydrolase family protein — MILKDDLVQGIPTANGPMRTYFFHPAVEGAKFPGIILYSEIFQMTGPIRRFASFLAGHGYLVAVPEVYHELEPAGTVLAYDQAGSDKGNYDKYAKQLSAYDDDARSLLKYMAAMPQCNGRLGVVGICLGGHLAFRAAMNPEVRAAVCFYATDIHSGTLGAGKKDDSLARAGEIKGELLHIWGRQDPHVPLEGRRRILARLDEVGANYQWLEVNGAHAFMRDEGYRYDPELELQLKSMMLAVFHRKLALGL; from the coding sequence ATGATTCTCAAAGACGACCTCGTTCAGGGCATCCCCACCGCCAACGGCCCCATGCGGACGTATTTCTTTCACCCCGCCGTTGAAGGCGCGAAGTTCCCCGGCATCATCCTTTACTCGGAGATCTTTCAGATGACCGGGCCCATTCGCCGCTTCGCCTCGTTTTTGGCGGGGCATGGATACCTGGTCGCTGTCCCCGAGGTCTATCACGAGCTTGAGCCTGCGGGGACCGTGCTCGCCTACGATCAGGCTGGCTCTGACAAGGGCAACTACGACAAGTATGCGAAGCAGCTCTCTGCCTACGACGACGATGCTCGTTCGCTGCTGAAATATATGGCTGCGATGCCGCAGTGCAACGGGCGGCTGGGCGTGGTCGGCATCTGTCTTGGCGGCCATCTCGCCTTCCGCGCAGCGATGAACCCCGAGGTCCGCGCCGCCGTCTGCTTCTACGCAACTGATATCCACTCCGGCACACTCGGCGCAGGCAAGAAAGACGACTCGCTGGCCCGCGCCGGGGAGATCAAGGGCGAGCTGCTCCACATCTGGGGACGCCAGGACCCGCACGTCCCTCTCGAAGGCCGACGCAGGATTCTCGCGCGCCTCGACGAGGTAGGGGCCAACTATCAGTGGCTCGAGGTCAACGGCGCCCACGCCTTTATGCGCGACGAAGGCTACCGCTACGACCCGGAGCTCGAACTCCAGCTCAAGAGCATGATGCTCGCGGTATTCCACCGCAAACTGGCACTTGGTTTATAA
- a CDS encoding FAD-dependent thymidylate synthase, protein MPENENKLPAAHHHARAAAPNETDVYAIHGADPEVLAYAMAKYSRSALSMKESLAEISSQRAEQFLNTFYFQYGHRSIADLAHIPFAVERLSLLAAIDLVDEQRWDGQERSTRYQDFRRSGWYTPDLGAKTPEYTAAIESLFASYQKLGAEMLDALKRAIPRPEEMKEDSYTRTLKARAFDVARYLLPLATNTSLGQIVNARTLETQVSRLLTSEFAEIRQIAEKLRKAATEPAWNVAHADVKVLCEEIGSVDGNCAERATEMLMRPVKTAPTLVKYATPNVYQAESRKELAAAATELMKGQAIDPAPVVDLLDDSEPLEVELATSLLYPHCHYPYRQLRANVAALTAARHDELIDLGTKHRGRHDELLRSFSAGQGFRFDILMDIGGFRDMHRHRRCIQLLQGYTDVHGYDEPTCPGQPTLAEAGLASEYKVAMDAAFAAYRSLRDSGVPEAAQSAQYVLPLGTRCRSMFKMDFAEALYISELRSGVAGHFSYRRVAWEMYKAVEARHPALAKHFRIEDVNEPVDLLKR, encoded by the coding sequence ATGCCTGAGAACGAGAACAAGCTCCCCGCGGCCCACCACCATGCCAGGGCCGCCGCGCCAAACGAAACCGACGTCTACGCCATCCACGGTGCCGACCCCGAGGTGCTCGCCTATGCCATGGCCAAGTACTCGCGCTCCGCGCTGAGCATGAAGGAGTCGCTGGCGGAGATCAGCTCGCAGCGCGCCGAGCAGTTCCTCAATACGTTTTATTTTCAGTACGGCCACCGCTCCATCGCCGACCTCGCGCATATTCCATTCGCGGTGGAACGTCTGTCGCTGCTTGCAGCGATAGACCTGGTGGATGAACAGCGCTGGGACGGCCAGGAGCGCTCCACACGCTACCAGGACTTCCGCCGCTCCGGCTGGTACACCCCGGACCTCGGCGCGAAGACCCCGGAGTACACGGCGGCGATAGAGTCGCTCTTCGCCAGCTACCAGAAGCTCGGCGCGGAGATGCTCGACGCCCTCAAGCGCGCCATTCCGCGCCCTGAGGAGATGAAGGAAGACTCCTACACACGCACGCTCAAGGCACGGGCCTTCGATGTCGCGCGCTATCTTCTTCCTCTTGCGACCAACACCTCGCTAGGCCAGATCGTCAACGCGCGCACGCTGGAAACACAGGTCTCGCGCCTGCTGACCAGCGAGTTCGCCGAGATACGCCAGATCGCCGAGAAGCTGCGCAAGGCCGCAACCGAGCCAGCCTGGAACGTCGCGCACGCCGATGTAAAGGTGCTCTGCGAGGAGATCGGCTCGGTCGACGGCAACTGCGCCGAGCGCGCGACAGAGATGCTGATGCGTCCGGTAAAGACGGCCCCCACGCTGGTGAAGTACGCCACGCCAAATGTGTATCAGGCTGAAAGCCGCAAAGAGCTTGCCGCGGCAGCAACGGAGCTGATGAAGGGACAGGCGATCGATCCCGCTCCGGTGGTCGACCTGCTGGATGACTCCGAGCCGCTGGAAGTCGAACTTGCCACCTCGCTGCTCTACCCGCACTGCCATTATCCGTACCGCCAGCTACGCGCTAACGTCGCGGCGTTGACCGCAGCACGACACGACGAGTTGATTGACTTAGGCACGAAGCACCGCGGCCGCCACGATGAGCTTCTGCGTAGTTTCAGCGCAGGACAGGGCTTCCGTTTCGATATCCTCATGGACATCGGCGGCTTCCGCGACATGCACCGCCACCGCCGCTGCATCCAGTTGCTCCAGGGCTACACTGACGTGCACGGCTACGACGAACCCACCTGCCCCGGCCAGCCCACGCTCGCCGAGGCCGGTCTTGCCAGCGAGTACAAAGTCGCAATGGACGCCGCCTTCGCCGCCTACCGCTCACTGCGCGACTCAGGAGTGCCCGAGGCCGCGCAGTCGGCACAGTATGTGCTGCCGCTGGGAACGCGCTGCCGCTCCATGTTCAAGATGGACTTCGCCGAAGCCCTCTACATCTCCGAGCTGCGGTCAGGCGTGGCGGGACACTTCAGCTACCGCCGCGTGGCCTGGGAGATGTACAAGGCCGTCGAGGCGCGGCACCCCGCGCTGGCGAAGCACTTCAGGATTGAGGATGTGAATGAGCCGGTGGATTTGCTGAAGCGGTGA
- a CDS encoding serine/threonine-protein phosphatase — MAANKLIYAMLSDKGRVRRANEDACAASPSSDAYVVCDGMGGAAGGEVASHLAVETFLAHLAPNGTPHTRVQSRIDAAVQAANQAIYQQARQTPQLTGMGTTLVGLLHAPIVARGEETGPKRSARNHTNARATDPPTLWLVHVGDSRCYLKRRGNLKLLTRDHSLVEEQLRAGQITAQQAAESPMRNLITRAVGSQTTVEPEIHGHRPHAGDLYLLASDGLNRELTDEAIAGILSDIPQSPKKSDLHTACKALVDAANENGGGDNITVLLISVHAV; from the coding sequence TTGGCAGCCAACAAGCTCATCTACGCCATGCTCTCCGACAAAGGCCGGGTCCGCCGCGCCAATGAGGATGCGTGCGCGGCATCGCCCTCGTCCGATGCGTATGTCGTCTGCGACGGCATGGGAGGCGCAGCCGGAGGCGAGGTGGCAAGCCATCTCGCGGTCGAGACCTTTCTTGCTCATCTGGCCCCCAACGGAACGCCGCATACGCGCGTGCAGTCGCGCATCGACGCCGCCGTACAGGCAGCCAACCAGGCCATCTATCAACAGGCGCGTCAGACCCCGCAGCTTACCGGCATGGGAACGACGCTTGTCGGCCTGCTTCATGCGCCCATCGTCGCCCGGGGCGAAGAGACAGGCCCGAAGCGCAGCGCGCGCAACCATACCAATGCGCGTGCCACCGACCCGCCAACGTTGTGGCTGGTGCATGTGGGAGACAGCCGTTGCTATTTGAAACGGCGCGGCAACCTCAAGCTGCTCACGCGCGACCACTCGCTGGTGGAGGAGCAGCTTCGCGCCGGACAGATCACGGCGCAGCAGGCGGCAGAGTCCCCCATGCGCAACCTGATCACCCGCGCCGTCGGTTCGCAGACCACGGTCGAGCCTGAGATCCACGGCCATCGCCCTCACGCCGGCGATCTCTACCTGCTGGCCTCCGATGGACTCAACCGTGAGCTGACCGACGAGGCGATTGCCGGGATACTGAGCGACATTCCGCAAAGCCCAAAGAAATCCGACCTGCACACCGCCTGCAAGGCGTTGGTCGACGCCGCCAACGAGAATGGCGGCGGAGATAACATCACGGTCCTGCTGATCTCAGTCCATGCCGTCTGA
- the fabG gene encoding 3-oxoacyl-[acyl-carrier-protein] reductase, which produces MSTLSGRIALVTGASQGIGRACALELARRGAHVALAARNAGKLAEVANEIAAAGGTAKAFTLDVSNEESIKSGAKAVVAEFGKVEILVNNAGITRDILSMRMKKADWDDVLTTNLTGAFLLTQALMMQMVKNRWGRVINITSVVGETGQAGQANYAASKAGLIGLTKSLARELASRTITVNAVAPGYIETAMTAILTDEQKNAMTQHIPLGRVGTDMDIAHAVAFLASEEASYITGHTLDVNGGMYMG; this is translated from the coding sequence ATGAGCACACTCAGCGGTCGTATTGCATTGGTTACAGGAGCTTCGCAGGGCATTGGACGCGCCTGCGCACTTGAGCTGGCTCGTCGCGGGGCGCACGTCGCACTGGCTGCACGCAACGCCGGCAAACTGGCTGAGGTCGCCAACGAGATCGCCGCCGCCGGAGGCACCGCAAAAGCCTTCACGCTCGACGTCTCCAATGAAGAGTCGATCAAGTCGGGCGCCAAGGCCGTCGTCGCCGAGTTCGGCAAGGTCGAGATCCTGGTCAACAACGCCGGTATCACCCGCGACATCCTCTCGATGCGCATGAAGAAGGCCGACTGGGACGATGTGCTGACCACCAACCTTACCGGGGCCTTTCTGCTGACGCAGGCGCTGATGATGCAGATGGTCAAAAACCGCTGGGGGCGTGTCATCAACATCACCTCAGTCGTCGGCGAGACCGGACAGGCGGGGCAGGCAAACTACGCCGCATCGAAGGCGGGATTGATCGGGCTCACCAAGTCGCTCGCCCGCGAGCTGGCCAGCCGGACGATCACCGTTAACGCCGTCGCCCCCGGCTACATCGAGACAGCCATGACCGCCATCCTGACCGATGAGCAGAAGAACGCTATGACGCAGCACATTCCGCTGGGTCGCGTGGGTACGGATATGGACATCGCGCACGCCGTCGCCTTCCTCGCGTCGGAGGAGGCGAGCTACATCACCGGACACACGCTCGACGTGAACGGCGGCATGTACATGGGCTGA
- a CDS encoding PEP-CTERM sorting domain-containing protein: MKKSILLGSLAVIFGLAPLTACADTIFSLNYSACSSGCSVLPAGTVELQQNGANSVNVSVSLASDYSFRQAPDNNHHSLVFDLSGVSGVSATNIASGPTSQTFSFLGLGSYKDAGLGSNFQYAFDCTTCAKGATGTPTQSLTFTLTGTGLTESSFVSNGSYYFGVDVVGLDSAAGIGLTGNIGATGPGSPVAPPAVPEPSSLLLFGTGLTAIGGMIRKRMTGAFTR, translated from the coding sequence ATGAAGAAATCAATTCTCCTGGGTTCTCTTGCAGTGATCTTTGGGCTTGCACCTTTGACAGCCTGTGCGGATACGATCTTTAGTCTCAACTACAGTGCCTGCTCGTCAGGCTGCTCGGTTCTCCCGGCCGGTACGGTGGAACTTCAGCAGAACGGCGCCAACAGCGTTAATGTCTCAGTGTCTCTGGCCTCGGACTACAGCTTCCGGCAGGCTCCGGACAACAACCACCACTCCCTGGTCTTTGATCTGAGCGGCGTATCAGGGGTAAGCGCAACCAACATTGCCAGCGGCCCCACATCGCAGACCTTCAGCTTTCTCGGGCTTGGTTCGTACAAGGATGCCGGACTGGGAAGCAACTTCCAGTACGCCTTCGATTGCACAACCTGCGCGAAAGGAGCTACCGGCACGCCGACTCAGTCACTGACGTTTACGTTGACGGGCACCGGCCTTACGGAGTCCAGCTTCGTCTCGAATGGTTCGTATTACTTCGGGGTCGATGTCGTAGGACTGGATTCGGCTGCGGGCATTGGACTTACGGGCAACATCGGCGCAACCGGGCCGGGCTCCCCTGTCGCTCCCCCTGCCGTTCCCGAGCCGTCCTCGTTACTGCTGTTCGGAACCGGTCTGACTGCCATCGGCGGCATGATCCGTAAGCGGATGACAGGAGCTTTCACCCGGTAG
- a CDS encoding 3-hydroxybutyryl-CoA dehydrogenase: protein MTTQTIQTIAVLGAGTMGNGIAHVAARSGFRVMLCDHQQASLDRGLATIEKNLSREVAKQKLTVAQAEEARARIAPTLSLETLRDADIVVEAATERFEIKSTLFRELDCILRPEALIASNTSSISITKLAAQTKRPAQVIGMHFFNPVPVMQLVEVIRGLQTSQPAFDAVHALAIALGKTPVEVNDAAGFVSNRVLLPMINEAIFAVMEGVATAEAVDKVFQLGMAHPMGPLTLADFIGLDVCLDILRVLEEGTGDPKYRPCPLLVRMVDAGWLGRKSGRGFYTYS from the coding sequence ATGACGACACAGACCATCCAAACCATTGCAGTGCTCGGCGCCGGAACCATGGGCAACGGAATCGCCCACGTGGCCGCGCGCTCGGGTTTCCGTGTGATGCTCTGCGATCACCAGCAGGCATCTCTCGACCGCGGCCTGGCGACGATCGAGAAGAACCTCTCGCGCGAGGTCGCCAAGCAGAAGCTCACCGTCGCGCAGGCGGAGGAGGCGCGTGCGCGCATAGCGCCGACGCTCAGCCTTGAGACGCTCCGGGACGCCGATATTGTCGTTGAGGCGGCGACCGAGAGGTTCGAGATCAAATCGACGCTCTTCCGCGAGCTGGATTGCATCCTTCGCCCTGAGGCGCTCATCGCCTCGAACACCAGCTCGATCTCGATCACGAAACTCGCTGCACAGACGAAGCGTCCGGCGCAGGTGATCGGGATGCACTTCTTCAACCCTGTCCCGGTGATGCAGCTTGTGGAGGTGATCCGCGGGCTCCAGACCTCGCAGCCGGCCTTCGATGCCGTGCACGCGCTCGCGATCGCGCTGGGCAAGACGCCGGTCGAGGTCAACGACGCGGCGGGCTTCGTCTCCAACCGCGTGCTGCTGCCCATGATCAACGAGGCCATCTTCGCCGTGATGGAGGGGGTCGCCACAGCCGAGGCCGTCGACAAGGTGTTTCAGCTCGGCATGGCGCATCCCATGGGCCCGCTGACGCTGGCCGACTTCATCGGCCTCGATGTGTGCCTCGACATCCTGCGCGTGCTCGAGGAGGGAACCGGCGACCCGAAGTACCGGCCCTGCCCGCTGCTCGTCCGCATGGTCGACGCCGGATGGCTGGGGCGCAAGTCGGGCCGCGGCTTCTACACCTACTCATAG
- a CDS encoding MaoC family dehydratase has product MPQELYFEDFYVGQKMNSVGSAKVTAEEIKEFGQKYDPQPFHLDEAAGEGSFFKGLAASGWLTAAIVMRLRVQSVPVAGGMIGAGVEEMRWTMPVRPGDTLRTEIEVVGVRQSNSRKDYGVVRTRTLAYNQRNEVVMRSTVNFLAPLRHPQKP; this is encoded by the coding sequence ATGCCGCAGGAGCTTTACTTCGAAGACTTTTACGTTGGCCAGAAGATGAACTCGGTAGGAAGCGCGAAGGTGACCGCCGAGGAGATCAAGGAGTTTGGCCAGAAATACGATCCCCAGCCCTTCCACCTGGACGAGGCCGCGGGCGAGGGGTCCTTCTTCAAGGGGCTGGCAGCGTCGGGGTGGCTGACCGCAGCGATCGTCATGCGCCTGCGGGTGCAGTCGGTCCCGGTTGCCGGGGGAATGATCGGCGCCGGCGTCGAGGAGATGCGCTGGACGATGCCCGTCCGCCCCGGCGACACCCTCCGCACCGAGATTGAGGTCGTCGGCGTACGCCAGTCGAACTCGCGCAAGGACTACGGCGTGGTGCGCACGCGAACGCTCGCCTACAACCAGCGCAACGAGGTCGTCATGCGCTCCACGGTCAACTTTCTCGCACCTCTGCGTCACCCCCAAAAGCCGTGA
- a CDS encoding MBL fold metallo-hydrolase has product MMRMTVLASGSKGNSTVISSSRTRVLVDAGLSCRELIKRMTIAGENPASLDAILITHEHQDHVAGLGVLARKLGIPVYFTEPTHRAWVRMITPRQTMTYAAWLDKVQKEKEARAQAAALDAAGAEPGVCDSMSAAVENAASSAEEIADPDEPEAEQKERAKVDPAFLPAVEYFHSGRQFSIGDIEITPFTIPHDAADPCGFVFSAEGARMAIATDLGYMPPNVKIALKRIDALLLESNHDLEMLKDGPYPWSVKQRVLSRVGHLSNLATAEFLEQDYDGSASFIVLGHLSESNNAPELARLAAEQALSGRPTLLGNRILLAEQAAPLEPICL; this is encoded by the coding sequence ATGATGCGTATGACTGTGCTCGCCTCCGGCTCCAAGGGCAACAGCACCGTCATCTCTTCTTCGCGGACGCGCGTCCTGGTGGACGCAGGGCTCTCCTGCCGCGAGTTGATCAAGCGCATGACGATCGCTGGGGAGAACCCCGCGTCGCTCGATGCCATTCTTATTACCCACGAGCACCAGGACCACGTCGCCGGACTGGGCGTGCTGGCGCGCAAACTGGGAATCCCGGTCTACTTCACCGAGCCGACCCATCGCGCCTGGGTGCGCATGATCACGCCCCGCCAGACGATGACCTATGCAGCGTGGCTCGACAAGGTGCAGAAGGAGAAGGAGGCGCGGGCGCAGGCCGCCGCACTTGACGCCGCTGGCGCGGAACCGGGAGTCTGCGACAGCATGTCGGCGGCGGTGGAGAACGCAGCCAGTTCTGCGGAAGAGATCGCGGATCCGGACGAGCCGGAGGCGGAGCAAAAAGAGCGCGCGAAGGTCGACCCGGCCTTCCTGCCTGCGGTCGAGTACTTCCACTCCGGGCGGCAGTTCTCTATCGGCGACATCGAGATTACGCCGTTTACGATTCCTCACGACGCCGCCGACCCCTGCGGCTTCGTCTTCAGCGCCGAGGGAGCGCGCATGGCAATCGCCACGGACCTCGGCTACATGCCGCCGAATGTAAAGATCGCGCTCAAGCGCATCGATGCGCTGCTGCTGGAGTCGAACCACGACCTGGAGATGCTGAAGGACGGCCCCTACCCATGGTCAGTCAAACAGCGCGTGCTCTCGCGCGTAGGACATCTCTCGAACCTGGCGACGGCGGAGTTTCTGGAGCAGGACTACGACGGATCGGCCAGCTTCATCGTTCTTGGACACCTCTCCGAGTCCAATAACGCCCCTGAGCTTGCCCGCCTGGCAGCGGAACAGGCGCTCTCGGGGCGCCCCACGTTGCTCGGCAATCGAATCCTGCTGGCGGAGCAGGCTGCACCGCTTGAACCTATCTGCCTGTAG
- a CDS encoding rhomboid family intramembrane serine protease: MSSSPQSQGEILPPDGSEAAYSAENVAPSRRQTRSILSAPGTYVLVGINCAVYLWMVLHGVDPASPTPIQLIHFGANVPALVLHGQWYRLLTATFVHVGLIHLLTNMWCLWNLGLLGEPLLGRWGMIAVYMLTGVAGNLLSMGVNTFLWHDIFSVGAGASGAVFGLAGILIVLLSNHKLPIPAFELKRLRKSVIQFAGLNLIIGLATIAVPLIRIDNSAHVGGFLSGLALGVPLIPRMTSGRARYLQRQKLTFLTAAFILSLFGYLLASLVKTG; this comes from the coding sequence ATGTCCTCCTCTCCACAATCGCAGGGCGAGATTCTGCCGCCGGACGGATCGGAGGCAGCGTATTCGGCCGAGAACGTCGCTCCGTCGCGACGTCAGACGCGCAGCATCCTCTCCGCCCCGGGAACCTACGTGCTGGTGGGGATCAACTGCGCCGTGTATCTCTGGATGGTGCTGCACGGCGTCGACCCTGCCTCGCCGACGCCGATCCAACTGATTCACTTCGGCGCGAACGTTCCCGCGCTGGTGCTCCACGGCCAGTGGTACCGCCTGCTGACGGCGACCTTCGTTCACGTCGGGCTGATCCATCTGCTGACCAACATGTGGTGTCTCTGGAACCTGGGCCTGCTGGGCGAGCCGCTGCTCGGGCGCTGGGGCATGATCGCCGTCTACATGCTGACGGGCGTTGCGGGAAACCTGCTCAGCATGGGAGTGAATACCTTCCTCTGGCACGATATCTTTTCTGTCGGGGCCGGGGCCTCCGGGGCCGTCTTCGGTCTTGCAGGAATCCTGATCGTTCTGCTCTCGAATCACAAGCTGCCAATACCCGCGTTTGAGCTGAAACGCCTGCGCAAGTCGGTGATCCAGTTCGCTGGACTGAATCTGATCATCGGTCTCGCAACCATCGCGGTCCCGCTGATCCGTATCGACAACTCGGCCCACGTGGGTGGCTTCCTGTCCGGCCTCGCGCTGGGAGTCCCACTGATCCCACGCATGACCAGCGGACGGGCGCGATATCTCCAGCGGCAGAAGCTGACGTTCCTCACGGCGGCGTTCATCTTGTCGCTGTTTGGCTATCTGTTAGCAAGCCTGGTGAAGACAGGCTGA
- a CDS encoding helix-turn-helix transcriptional regulator: MAVMQTLPAEIENESAEALSIAMNIGATIRDYRLQKGMSQGDIEKRTGLLRCYLSRVENGHTVPSLETLQKIARALDLQLSEFFAEEMVGKEMSSLHLNEEEIRFLTQVQRYSAHLGDSDRRLLLAMVRKFAQTTLS; the protein is encoded by the coding sequence ATGGCCGTCATGCAAACACTTCCTGCCGAAATCGAGAACGAGTCCGCCGAGGCTCTTTCCATTGCAATGAACATTGGAGCAACCATCCGCGACTATCGCCTGCAGAAGGGTATGTCGCAGGGCGACATCGAGAAGCGCACGGGGCTGCTGCGCTGCTATCTGTCGCGCGTGGAAAACGGCCACACCGTCCCCTCGCTGGAGACGCTACAGAAGATCGCCCGCGCGCTCGATCTTCAGCTCTCCGAGTTTTTCGCGGAAGAGATGGTCGGCAAGGAGATGTCGTCCCTCCACCTGAACGAGGAGGAGATCCGCTTCCTCACGCAGGTCCAGCGCTACTCCGCCCACCTGGGCGACAGCGACCGCAGGCTGCTGCTGGCCATGGTCAGGAAGTTCGCCCAGACGACCCTGAGCTAG
- a CDS encoding GNAT family N-acetyltransferase — protein MSKITIREASSAEDLSAARRLMREYGEFLVNNPSGAASICLTGYEQELQQLPNGYSVILLAEADGVPAGCIALREISRPERACEMKRLWVGDRFRGLRLGRRLIEDALTWAQSKGFESMYLDTVPAAMPEANRLYASMGFRPAERYNTNPVAGVEFFFRPIGNVR, from the coding sequence ATGTCGAAGATCACCATCCGGGAAGCCAGCAGCGCCGAAGACCTCTCCGCCGCGCGCCGCCTGATGCGCGAGTACGGCGAGTTCCTCGTCAACAATCCCTCGGGCGCAGCAAGCATCTGTCTGACCGGCTACGAGCAGGAGTTGCAACAGCTTCCGAATGGCTACTCTGTCATCCTCCTCGCCGAGGCCGACGGCGTGCCTGCCGGCTGCATCGCTTTGCGCGAGATAAGCAGGCCGGAGCGCGCCTGCGAGATGAAGCGGCTGTGGGTTGGCGATCGGTTTCGTGGCCTGCGGCTGGGTCGCAGGCTGATCGAAGACGCTCTCACCTGGGCGCAGAGCAAAGGATTCGAGAGCATGTATCTCGACACCGTACCCGCGGCCATGCCGGAGGCAAACCGGCTCTATGCGAGTATGGGCTTCAGGCCCGCCGAGCGCTACAACACGAACCCGGTCGCCGGGGTGGAGTTCTTCTTCCGGCCAATCGGGAATGTCCGATAA
- a CDS encoding site-specific DNA-methyltransferase gives MDQGGNRILPGDNLKALKKMESGSVNLIYVDPPFNTGRQQKRPQIKTVRDENGDRVGFGGHRYRTELVTGSRAGAGYRDCFDDFTGFLRPRMEEAHRILSATGSLFFHIDYREVHYCKVMLDEIFGRECFQNEIIWAYDYGARAKKKWPAKHDNILWYTKDPERYTFNLDECDRIPYMAPGLVGEEKAARGKTPTDVWWHTIVSPTGKEKTGYATQKPLGILERIVKVHTNPGETVLDFFAGSGTTGEAAAKCDRQFVLVDESKEAIKVMRRRLKKYL, from the coding sequence ATGGACCAGGGTGGGAACCGGATCCTTCCAGGCGACAACCTGAAGGCTCTGAAGAAGATGGAGAGCGGATCGGTGAATCTGATCTATGTCGACCCTCCGTTCAATACGGGAAGACAGCAGAAGCGCCCGCAGATCAAGACCGTGCGCGATGAAAACGGCGACCGCGTGGGCTTTGGAGGCCACCGCTACCGTACCGAGCTGGTCACCGGAAGCCGGGCCGGGGCGGGCTATCGCGACTGCTTCGACGACTTTACCGGTTTCCTGCGGCCGCGCATGGAGGAGGCTCACCGCATCCTGTCCGCAACCGGCTCGCTGTTTTTCCACATCGACTACCGCGAGGTGCACTACTGCAAGGTGATGCTCGACGAGATCTTCGGCCGCGAGTGCTTTCAGAACGAGATCATCTGGGCCTACGACTACGGCGCTCGCGCAAAGAAGAAATGGCCCGCCAAGCACGACAACATTCTTTGGTACACGAAAGATCCGGAGCGCTACACCTTCAACCTCGACGAGTGTGACCGCATCCCCTACATGGCCCCCGGCCTGGTGGGGGAGGAGAAGGCCGCCCGCGGCAAGACGCCGACCGACGTCTGGTGGCACACCATCGTCTCGCCGACCGGCAAGGAGAAGACCGGCTACGCCACGCAGAAGCCGCTGGGAATACTTGAGCGGATCGTGAAGGTGCACACCAATCCCGGCGAGACGGTGCTCGACTTCTTCGCCGGCAGCGGGACGACAGGCGAGGCGGCGGCAAAGTGCGATCGCCAGTTCGTGCTGGTCGACGAGAGCAAGGAAGCGATCAAAGTGATGCGCCGCAGGCTGAAGAAATATCTGTGA